In Geothrix edaphica, the genomic stretch CCCGGCATCAAGCGCTGCGTGGTGGTGGGCTCGGGCAAGGGCGGCGTGGGCAAGAGCACGGTCACGGTGAACCTCGCCATCGCCCTGGCGGAGCAGGGCCTCAAGGTGGGCCTGCTGGACTCGGACATCTACGGCCCCTCCATCCCCATGATGCTGGGCCTGAAGGACTCGCCCCTGGGCACGCCGGAGGGCCAGATCCTGCCCCTCGAGAAGTTCGGCATCAAGGTCATGTCCATGGGCCTGCTCATCGAGGAGGACCGGCCCGTCATCTGGCGCGGCGCCATGCTCAACAAGGCCCTCCAGCAGTTCCTGAAGGACGTGGCCTGGGGCGATCTCGACGTGCTGCTCATCGACCTGCCGCCCGGCACCGGCGACGTGCAGCTCACCCTCATCCAGAACGCCCAGGTGGACGGCGCGGTCATCGTCAGCACCCCGCAGGACGTGGCCTTCCTCGATGCCAAGAAGGCCATCGGGATGTTCGGCACGGTGAAGGTGCCCGTGCTCGGCATCATCGAGAACATGAGCAGCTTCATCTGCCCCGGCTGCGGGAAGGAGACCCAGATCTTCGGCCACGGCGGGGTGAAGGCCGCGGCCATCCGCATGGAGCTGCCCTTCCTGGGCGAGGTGCCCATCGACCTGGCCATCCGCGAGGGCGGGGACAGCGGCAAGCCCTTCGTGGCGGAGCACCCTCACAGCCCCCAGACCAAGGTCTTCCAGGACATGGCCGAGACGCTCAAGGGCGTGCTGAAGCTCTGAGCGGAAGCGCGGATCAGCGGCCGAAGGCCTCCACCCGCAGGGGCCGGGCCACCGTGAGGGCCAC encodes the following:
- a CDS encoding Mrp/NBP35 family ATP-binding protein — protein: MTKISRAALFEALNAYVVPGTSATLTNLKAVKGIDVTEGKVTVLLQLMDAYRDRVAAIKEALEGLIRQQPGVTDVDIEIGWEKTAQVEFKNLIPGIKRCVVVGSGKGGVGKSTVTVNLAIALAEQGLKVGLLDSDIYGPSIPMMLGLKDSPLGTPEGQILPLEKFGIKVMSMGLLIEEDRPVIWRGAMLNKALQQFLKDVAWGDLDVLLIDLPPGTGDVQLTLIQNAQVDGAVIVSTPQDVAFLDAKKAIGMFGTVKVPVLGIIENMSSFICPGCGKETQIFGHGGVKAAAIRMELPFLGEVPIDLAIREGGDSGKPFVAEHPHSPQTKVFQDMAETLKGVLKL